Proteins from a single region of Thermotoga maritima MSB8:
- a CDS encoding ATP-binding protein — MYEEIIEKLDLQMNRMISFLSKKMRLFFQDLEKRFTNRAILLYGPRGAGKTTFLLSMARKHGFLYVSGDEILLLDVPLHDLFQEIMKNYPGIIIDEVHLLKNWSTILKVLYDSFPDKVIWTSDSSSVLLRKGISDLSRRFVLIRMPLMSFREFIHFETGKTLRKLSSPFEVSIDYAAEALKEVDLMSLFRKYRETGTRPFYVEGNFREKLMNILQKAIYYDVPHFLGTVTENHLGVMKAIVGHLLHSKIPTINVESMCREWGVGKQKFYQLLQTMEEIELVNIVRKKRVEKPFSKGEKIFLSDPAMYYAFEGEIGNFREAFVVFALKEIGKIYAVKNEEEGDYVFEGIKIEVGGKSKKKKSSDFVIRDDVDLPVRNVIPMWMLGMLW, encoded by the coding sequence GTGTACGAGGAGATCATCGAAAAATTGGATCTCCAGATGAACAGAATGATCAGTTTTCTTTCAAAAAAGATGCGTCTCTTTTTCCAGGATCTGGAAAAGAGATTCACAAACAGGGCGATCCTTCTCTACGGACCACGAGGTGCGGGTAAGACCACTTTTCTCCTGTCGATGGCAAGAAAGCACGGTTTTCTTTATGTTTCAGGAGATGAAATTCTCCTTCTGGACGTTCCACTACACGATCTTTTTCAGGAGATAATGAAAAATTATCCGGGCATCATCATCGACGAAGTTCACCTTCTGAAAAACTGGAGTACCATCCTTAAGGTTCTTTACGATAGCTTTCCCGACAAGGTTATATGGACGAGTGACAGCAGTTCCGTTCTCCTGAGAAAGGGAATATCAGATCTTTCGAGAAGATTCGTTTTGATCAGAATGCCTCTGATGTCTTTTAGAGAATTCATCCACTTCGAAACTGGAAAAACTCTGAGGAAGCTGAGTTCTCCCTTTGAGGTCTCCATCGATTACGCCGCCGAGGCTTTAAAAGAAGTGGACCTGATGAGTCTCTTCAGAAAATATCGAGAGACTGGAACAAGACCGTTCTATGTGGAAGGTAACTTCAGAGAGAAGTTAATGAACATCCTGCAAAAGGCGATCTACTACGATGTACCACACTTTCTTGGTACAGTAACAGAAAATCACCTTGGGGTCATGAAGGCAATCGTCGGCCACCTCCTCCATTCAAAGATACCGACGATAAACGTTGAATCCATGTGCAGAGAATGGGGTGTTGGAAAACAAAAGTTTTATCAGTTACTACAAACAATGGAAGAAATAGAGCTTGTGAACATCGTGCGGAAAAAAAGGGTAGAAAAACCCTTTTCAAAAGGGGAAAAGATCTTCTTATCTGATCCTGCCATGTACTACGCTTTCGAGGGAGAAATTGGAAATTTCAGAGAGGCTTTCGTTGTCTTCGCATTGAAAGAGATCGGGAAAATATACGCTGTGAAAAACGAAGAAGAAGGAGATTACGTTTTCGAAGGAATAAAGATAGAAGTTGGTGGAAAGAGCAAGAAAAAGAAATCGAGTGACTTCGTGATAAGGGACGATGTCGATCTTCCCGTTAGAAATGTGATCCCGATGTGGATGCTGGGGATGTTGTGGTGA
- the hydG gene encoding [FeFe] hydrogenase H-cluster radical SAM maturase HydG, with product MYVFVKERVESRSFIPEEKIFELLEKTKNPDPARVREIIQKSLDKNRLEPEETATLLNVEDPELLEEIFEAARTLKERIYGNRIVLFAPLYIGNDCINDCVYCGFRVSNKVVERRTLTEEQLKEEVKALVSQGHKRLIVVYGEHPNYSPEFIARTIDIVYNTKYGNGEIRRVNVNAAPQTIEGYKIIKSVGIGTFQIFQETYHRETYLKLHPRGPKSNYNWRLYGLDRAMMAGIDDVGIGALFGLYDWKFEVMGLLYHTIHLEERFGVGPHTISFPRIKPAINTPYSQKPEHVVSDEDFKKLVAIIRLSVPYTGMILTAREPAKLRDEVIKLGVSQIDAGSRIGIGAYSHKEDDEDRKRQFTLEDPRPLDQVMRSLLKEGFVPSFCTACYRAGRTGEHFMEFAIPGFVKNFCTPNALFTLQEYLCDYATEETRKVGEEVIERELQKMNPKIRERVREGLEKIKRGERDVRF from the coding sequence ATGTATGTGTTTGTGAAAGAGCGTGTAGAGAGCAGATCTTTCATACCGGAAGAAAAGATATTTGAACTTCTGGAGAAAACGAAAAACCCGGATCCTGCAAGGGTGAGAGAGATCATCCAGAAGTCGCTGGACAAGAACAGGCTCGAGCCGGAAGAGACGGCCACCCTTTTGAATGTGGAAGATCCAGAGCTTCTGGAGGAGATCTTCGAAGCAGCCCGCACTCTGAAAGAGAGAATCTACGGAAACAGAATCGTTCTTTTTGCACCACTCTACATAGGAAACGATTGTATAAACGACTGTGTTTACTGCGGTTTCAGAGTTTCCAACAAAGTGGTGGAAAGAAGAACGCTCACAGAAGAGCAGTTGAAAGAAGAAGTCAAAGCGCTCGTTTCCCAGGGACACAAAAGGCTCATCGTTGTCTATGGAGAGCACCCCAATTACTCACCTGAGTTCATCGCAAGAACGATCGACATCGTTTACAACACGAAGTACGGAAACGGTGAGATCAGACGCGTGAACGTCAACGCGGCACCTCAAACGATTGAAGGCTACAAGATCATAAAGTCCGTGGGAATCGGCACTTTCCAGATCTTTCAGGAAACGTACCACAGAGAAACTTACCTGAAGCTTCACCCAAGAGGCCCGAAATCGAACTACAACTGGAGGCTCTACGGTCTGGACAGGGCGATGATGGCGGGAATCGACGACGTTGGAATAGGAGCGCTCTTCGGCCTCTACGACTGGAAGTTCGAAGTGATGGGTCTCCTTTACCACACGATACACCTCGAAGAGAGATTCGGCGTAGGACCGCACACCATCTCCTTCCCGAGGATAAAACCCGCGATAAACACACCATATTCGCAGAAACCGGAACACGTCGTGAGCGATGAAGACTTCAAGAAGCTCGTCGCCATCATAAGGCTTTCTGTTCCGTACACGGGAATGATTCTCACCGCGAGAGAACCCGCAAAACTCAGAGACGAGGTGATAAAGCTTGGTGTCTCACAGATAGACGCCGGCTCCAGAATAGGAATCGGGGCTTACTCTCACAAGGAAGACGACGAAGACAGAAAGAGACAGTTCACGCTCGAAGACCCAAGGCCCCTCGATCAGGTGATGAGAAGCCTTCTGAAAGAAGGTTTTGTACCGTCATTCTGCACCGCGTGCTACAGGGCTGGTAGAACGGGAGAGCACTTCATGGAGTTTGCGATTCCCGGTTTCGTGAAGAACTTCTGCACACCGAACGCCCTGTTCACACTACAGGAGTACCTCTGCGACTACGCGACCGAGGAGACGAGAAAAGTGGGAGAAGAGGTCATCGAAAGAGAACTCCAGAAGATGAATCCAAAGATCAGAGAGAGAGTGAGAGAGGGACTCGAAAAGATAAAGCGCGGTGAGAGGGATGTCAGATTTTAA
- the gatB gene encoding Asp-tRNA(Asn)/Glu-tRNA(Gln) amidotransferase subunit GatB — protein MRYRPVIGLEIHVQLSTKTKAFCSCPADVFELPPNTAICPVCTGQPGALPVPNEEMIRFAVKTALALNCKIHKYSRFDRKNYFYPDLPKGYQISQYFYPIATEGFLEIDGDEGRKKVRIRRLHLEEDAGKLVHEGDSITRASYSLVDMNRCGVPLIEIVTEPDISSPREARVFMEKLRSIVRYLGVSTGDMEKGALRCDANISVVDTETGRQSNRVEVKNMNSFRFVERALEYEFERIVKAMERGEDVERETRGWDMATKITVSMRGKEEESDYRYFPEPDIPPVVLSDEYLEEVKKELPELPDEKAERFMREYGLPEYDAKVLTSSKELAEFFEECVKVVNRPKDLSNWIMTEVLRELNERNIEITESKLTPQHFADLFKLMDEGKISIKIAKEIFPEVFETGKMPSQIVEEKGLTQINDEKLIEELVKKAMEQNPKAVQDYKSGKKKAAGFFVGYVMRETKGKANPELTNRIIQKLLEGE, from the coding sequence ATGAGATACAGACCCGTCATAGGTCTTGAGATACACGTTCAGCTTTCAACGAAGACAAAAGCGTTCTGCTCCTGCCCGGCGGATGTCTTCGAGCTTCCTCCGAACACGGCGATCTGTCCCGTCTGCACCGGCCAGCCGGGGGCCCTTCCCGTTCCCAACGAAGAGATGATCAGGTTCGCCGTGAAGACCGCCCTTGCGTTGAACTGCAAGATTCACAAGTATTCCAGATTCGACAGAAAGAACTACTTCTATCCTGACCTTCCCAAGGGATACCAGATCAGCCAGTACTTCTACCCGATCGCAACCGAGGGTTTCCTGGAGATAGACGGAGACGAAGGAAGGAAAAAAGTCAGAATCAGAAGGCTCCACCTCGAGGAAGACGCTGGGAAACTCGTCCACGAAGGGGACTCCATCACCCGTGCGAGCTACTCTCTGGTCGATATGAACAGATGCGGTGTTCCTCTCATCGAGATCGTCACAGAGCCCGATATTTCTTCTCCGAGAGAAGCTCGCGTTTTCATGGAGAAGCTGAGATCCATCGTGAGGTACCTCGGCGTGAGCACGGGAGACATGGAAAAGGGAGCGCTCAGATGCGACGCGAACATCTCCGTTGTTGACACAGAAACGGGAAGACAGAGCAACAGGGTGGAAGTGAAGAACATGAACTCTTTCAGGTTCGTCGAAAGGGCTTTGGAGTACGAGTTCGAGCGAATTGTGAAGGCGATGGAGAGAGGAGAAGACGTGGAAAGAGAGACGAGAGGCTGGGACATGGCCACGAAGATCACCGTTTCCATGAGAGGAAAAGAAGAAGAGAGCGACTACAGGTACTTCCCGGAGCCGGACATACCGCCCGTTGTTCTCTCCGACGAGTATCTCGAAGAGGTGAAAAAGGAACTCCCAGAGCTTCCAGACGAGAAGGCAGAGCGATTCATGAGAGAGTACGGCCTTCCGGAGTACGACGCGAAGGTGCTCACCTCGAGTAAAGAACTCGCTGAGTTCTTCGAAGAGTGTGTGAAGGTGGTGAACAGACCGAAGGATCTCAGCAACTGGATCATGACGGAAGTTCTGAGAGAACTCAACGAAAGAAACATCGAAATCACAGAGTCAAAACTGACCCCTCAGCACTTCGCTGATCTCTTCAAATTGATGGACGAAGGAAAAATCTCCATAAAGATCGCAAAGGAGATATTCCCGGAAGTCTTCGAAACAGGAAAGATGCCCTCCCAGATCGTGGAGGAAAAGGGTTTGACTCAGATCAACGACGAAAAACTCATCGAGGAACTGGTGAAAAAGGCGATGGAACAGAATCCAAAGGCCGTTCAGGATTACAAATCAGGCAAAAAGAAAGCGGCAGGGTTTTTCGTGGGATACGTGATGAGAGAGACAAAAGGAAAAGCGAATCCGGAACTCACGAACAGGATCATTCAAAAACTCCTCGAGGGGGAGTGA
- a CDS encoding ABC transporter ATP-binding protein: protein MAQVVLENVTKVYENKVVAVKNANLVVEDKEFVVLLGPSGCGKTTTLRMIAGLEEITDGKIYIDGKVVNDVEPKDRDIAMVFQNYALYPHMTVYENMAFGLKLRKYPKDEIDRRVREAAKILGIENLLDRKPRQLSGGQRQRVAVGRAIVRNPKVFLFDEPLSNLDAKLRVQMRSELKKLHHRLQATIIYVTHDQVEAMTMADKIVVMKDGEIQQIGTPHEIYNSPANVFVAGFIGSPPMNFVNARVVRGEGGLWIQASGFKVKVPKEFEDKLANYIDKEIIFGIRPEDIYDKLFALAPSPENTITGVVDVVEPLGSETILHVKVGDDLIVASVNPRTQAKEEQKIDLVLDMTRMHAFDKETEKAII from the coding sequence ATGGCTCAGGTTGTCCTTGAAAACGTCACCAAGGTCTACGAAAACAAAGTCGTCGCTGTGAAAAACGCGAATCTCGTCGTCGAAGACAAGGAGTTCGTGGTTCTCCTTGGACCATCCGGCTGTGGAAAGACGACCACTCTGAGGATGATCGCAGGACTGGAGGAGATCACAGATGGAAAGATCTACATCGACGGCAAGGTTGTGAACGACGTCGAACCAAAAGACAGAGACATCGCCATGGTGTTCCAGAACTACGCTCTGTATCCACACATGACCGTCTACGAAAACATGGCCTTCGGTTTGAAACTGAGAAAATATCCAAAGGACGAAATCGACAGAAGAGTACGTGAAGCTGCGAAAATCCTCGGAATAGAAAACCTGCTCGACAGAAAACCGAGACAGCTTTCAGGTGGTCAGAGGCAGAGGGTCGCCGTTGGAAGAGCCATCGTGAGAAATCCGAAGGTCTTCCTCTTCGACGAACCACTCTCCAACCTCGACGCGAAACTCAGAGTGCAGATGAGAAGCGAGCTCAAGAAGCTCCACCACAGACTCCAGGCAACGATCATCTACGTGACACACGACCAGGTGGAAGCGATGACAATGGCTGACAAGATCGTTGTCATGAAGGACGGAGAAATCCAGCAGATAGGAACTCCACACGAAATATACAACTCTCCAGCGAACGTCTTCGTCGCCGGATTCATCGGTAGCCCTCCAATGAATTTCGTCAACGCGAGAGTCGTGAGAGGAGAAGGTGGCCTCTGGATCCAGGCATCTGGCTTCAAAGTGAAGGTGCCTAAGGAATTTGAAGACAAGCTCGCAAACTACATCGACAAGGAGATCATCTTCGGTATCAGACCTGAAGATATATACGACAAGCTCTTCGCACTGGCACCTTCACCAGAGAACACGATCACAGGTGTTGTGGATGTGGTCGAACCCCTCGGAAGTGAAACGATTCTCCACGTGAAAGTCGGAGACGACTTGATTGTGGCATCCGTCAACCCGAGGACTCAGGCAAAAGAAGAACAGAAAATCGATCTGGTACTCGACATGACGAGAATGCACGCCTTCGATAAAGAAACGGAGAAGGCTATTATCTGA
- the hydE gene encoding [FeFe] hydrogenase H-cluster radical SAM maturase HydE — MTGREILEKLERREFTREVLKEALSINDRGFNEALFKLADEIRRKYVGDEVHIRAIIEFSNVCRKNCLYCGLRRDNKNLKRYRMTPEEIVERARLAVQFGAKTIVLQSGEDPYYMPDVISDIVKEIKKMGVAVTLSLGEWPREYYEKWKEAGADRYLLRHETANPVLHRKLRPDTSFENRLNCLLTLKELGYETGAGSMVGLPGQTIDDLVDDLLFLKEHDFDMVGIGPFIPHPDTPLANEKKGDFTLTLKMVALTRILLPDSNIPATTAMGTIVPGGREITLRCGANVIMPNWTPSPYRQLYQLYPGKICVFEKDTACIPCVMKMIELLGRKPGRDWGGRKRVFETV, encoded by the coding sequence ATGACCGGTAGAGAAATTCTGGAAAAACTTGAAAGAAGAGAGTTCACAAGAGAAGTCCTGAAAGAGGCACTTTCCATAAACGACAGGGGGTTCAACGAGGCTCTCTTCAAACTCGCGGACGAGATCAGAAGAAAGTACGTGGGCGACGAGGTGCACATCAGGGCAATCATAGAGTTCTCGAACGTGTGCAGAAAGAACTGTCTCTACTGCGGTCTGAGAAGAGACAACAAGAATTTGAAAAGATACCGAATGACTCCGGAAGAGATCGTCGAACGGGCAAGACTCGCCGTCCAGTTCGGCGCGAAAACGATCGTCCTTCAATCCGGTGAAGACCCCTATTACATGCCGGATGTGATATCGGACATCGTGAAGGAAATAAAGAAGATGGGAGTTGCCGTCACCCTGAGCCTTGGAGAGTGGCCAAGAGAGTACTATGAAAAGTGGAAAGAAGCGGGAGCGGACAGGTATCTTTTGAGACACGAGACGGCGAATCCCGTTCTTCACAGAAAGCTCAGGCCCGATACATCGTTCGAGAACAGACTGAATTGTCTTCTCACGTTGAAAGAACTCGGATACGAGACGGGAGCGGGCTCTATGGTGGGACTCCCCGGACAGACGATAGACGATCTGGTCGACGATCTCCTGTTTCTGAAGGAGCACGATTTCGACATGGTGGGAATAGGACCGTTCATTCCGCATCCAGACACACCTCTTGCAAACGAGAAGAAAGGAGACTTCACCCTCACGCTGAAGATGGTGGCGCTCACAAGAATCCTTCTTCCAGACTCGAACATCCCGGCGACCACCGCCATGGGAACGATCGTTCCGGGAGGAAGAGAGATCACCCTCAGATGCGGTGCAAACGTCATCATGCCGAACTGGACTCCTTCTCCTTACAGACAGCTTTATCAGCTCTATCCTGGAAAGATCTGCGTTTTCGAGAAGGACACTGCGTGTATTCCCTGCGTGATGAAGATGATAGAGCTCCTCGGCAGGAAACCAGGAAGGGACTGGGGAGGCAGAAAAAGGGTCTTTGAAACAGTCTGA
- a CDS encoding TM1266 family iron-only hydrogenase system putative regulator encodes MEKRFYILTIVVEDREKAYRQVNELLHNFSEDILLRVGYPVREENMAIIFLVLKTDNDTIGALSGKLGQISGVRVKTVPLKR; translated from the coding sequence TTGGAGAAGAGATTCTACATCCTCACCATCGTGGTGGAAGACCGGGAAAAAGCCTACCGACAGGTGAACGAACTCCTTCACAATTTCTCCGAAGACATTCTGCTCAGAGTCGGCTATCCCGTCAGAGAAGAGAACATGGCGATCATATTCCTCGTTCTGAAAACAGACAACGACACGATAGGTGCCCTCTCCGGAAAGCTCGGCCAGATTTCCGGTGTTCGCGTGAAAACAGTTCCTTTGAAGAGGTGA
- a CDS encoding phosphate ABC transporter substrate-binding protein PstS: MKRFVVLLLSLVSVFLVAETLVIKGSNTVFPIAQLWIEEFKKLHPDLQVTLEGAGSSTGIAALFNGTTDIANSSRWLKPSEIERMNKEGKYFIPFLIAFDGIAIIVNKDLGIDDISIETLKKIYTGEIQYWSQVNPNLPKQRIVVYSRNTASGTYETFENKVLGGARMAPYVRMVESTQLEVESVSKNPYAIAYVGVGYVTDDVKVLKVNGIYPTKENILKGKYPIARPLFMFVDATNGFPEMGSLVFEYIMFAFSKKGQELVEKAGYIAAYGQ, translated from the coding sequence ATGAAAAGGTTTGTGGTACTTCTTCTTTCATTAGTTTCGGTTTTTCTTGTGGCAGAAACGCTCGTCATCAAGGGTTCCAACACAGTCTTTCCCATCGCTCAGCTCTGGATCGAAGAGTTCAAAAAGCTCCACCCGGATCTTCAGGTGACTCTCGAAGGTGCGGGCTCTTCCACAGGAATCGCGGCGCTCTTCAACGGAACGACCGACATCGCCAACTCGAGCAGATGGCTCAAACCCTCTGAAATCGAGAGAATGAACAAGGAAGGAAAATACTTCATTCCTTTCCTCATCGCTTTCGACGGAATAGCGATCATTGTGAACAAGGACCTCGGCATCGACGACATCTCCATCGAAACTTTGAAGAAGATCTACACAGGAGAGATCCAGTACTGGTCACAGGTGAATCCAAATCTCCCGAAACAGAGAATCGTTGTTTACTCGAGAAACACCGCTTCTGGTACCTACGAAACGTTTGAAAACAAAGTCCTCGGTGGAGCGAGAATGGCTCCTTACGTGAGAATGGTCGAAAGTACCCAGCTTGAGGTAGAGAGTGTTTCCAAAAATCCGTACGCTATTGCTTATGTTGGTGTGGGATACGTCACAGACGATGTGAAAGTCCTGAAGGTGAACGGTATCTACCCGACGAAGGAAAACATTCTGAAAGGAAAATACCCGATAGCAAGACCTCTCTTCATGTTTGTCGATGCGACAAATGGATTTCCTGAGATGGGAAGCCTCGTCTTCGAG
- a CDS encoding type II toxin-antitoxin system Phd/YefM family antitoxin, with product MDLSRVSFYSLADAKARFSQVVEEAKTKDVVVTKNGVPAVAVIDYEKYKKLMEFMDEILDTYLLDIGNVEKYLELKRYFEFNDSQEV from the coding sequence ATGGATCTGAGCAGGGTTTCTTTTTACAGTCTTGCGGACGCGAAAGCGCGGTTCTCCCAGGTTGTCGAAGAAGCGAAAACGAAAGACGTGGTCGTGACAAAGAACGGTGTACCCGCGGTTGCTGTCATTGACTACGAGAAATACAAAAAGCTCATGGAATTCATGGATGAGATCCTCGATACTTATCTGCTGGACATCGGGAACGTGGAGAAGTATCTCGAGCTCAAAAGGTATTTTGAATTCAACGATTCACAGGAGGTGTGA
- the gatA gene encoding Asp-tRNA(Asn)/Glu-tRNA(Gln) amidotransferase subunit GatA: protein MDFRKLTIEECLKLSEEEREKLPQLSLETIKRLDPHVKAFISVRENVSVEKKGKFWGIPVAIKDNILTLGMRTTCASRILENYESVFDATVVKKMKEAGFVVVGKANLDEFAMGSSTERSAFFPTRNPWDLERVPGGSSGGSAAAVSAGMVVAALGSDTGGSVRQPASLCGVVGYKPTYGLVSRYGLVAFASSLDQIGPITKTVRDAAILMEIISGRDENDATTVNRKVDFLSEIEEGVSGMKFAVPEEIYEHDIEEGVSERFEEALKLLERLGAKVERVKIPHIKYSVATYYVIAPAEASSNLARFDGVKYGLRIKEKGLREMYMKTRNVGFGEEVRRRIMIGTFTLSAAYYEAYFNKAMKVRRKISDELNEVLSQYDAILTPTSPVTAFKIGEIKDPLTYYLMDIFTIPANLAGLPAISVPFGFSNNLPVGVQVIGRRFADGKVFRIARAIEKNSPYNENGMFPLPEVKA from the coding sequence TTGGACTTCAGAAAACTCACAATAGAAGAGTGTCTGAAACTTTCCGAAGAAGAAAGGGAGAAACTCCCACAACTTTCCCTGGAAACCATCAAAAGACTCGATCCACACGTGAAGGCGTTCATCTCCGTAAGAGAGAATGTTTCCGTTGAGAAGAAGGGAAAATTCTGGGGAATTCCAGTTGCGATCAAGGACAACATTCTCACACTGGGCATGAGAACGACCTGTGCCTCCAGGATACTCGAAAACTACGAATCCGTTTTCGATGCCACAGTGGTGAAGAAGATGAAGGAAGCAGGCTTTGTCGTGGTTGGGAAGGCAAACCTCGATGAGTTTGCGATGGGCTCGAGCACCGAAAGATCCGCATTCTTTCCCACAAGAAACCCCTGGGACCTGGAAAGGGTTCCCGGCGGAAGCAGTGGGGGTTCTGCCGCGGCCGTTTCTGCAGGAATGGTGGTGGCAGCACTCGGAAGCGACACGGGAGGCTCTGTGAGACAGCCCGCTTCCCTGTGCGGTGTTGTTGGGTACAAGCCCACCTACGGTCTCGTCTCAAGGTACGGTCTTGTAGCGTTTGCAAGTTCTCTGGACCAGATCGGACCCATCACAAAGACCGTAAGAGACGCTGCAATCCTCATGGAGATCATCTCGGGCCGGGACGAAAACGATGCCACGACGGTGAACAGGAAGGTGGACTTCCTCTCGGAGATAGAAGAGGGAGTCTCCGGCATGAAGTTTGCCGTTCCTGAAGAGATCTACGAACACGATATAGAAGAAGGAGTTTCGGAAAGATTCGAAGAGGCCCTGAAACTTCTCGAGAGACTCGGTGCAAAGGTGGAGAGAGTGAAGATACCCCACATCAAGTACTCTGTTGCCACCTACTACGTCATCGCTCCAGCCGAGGCGAGTTCAAACCTTGCCAGATTCGACGGTGTGAAGTACGGCCTCAGGATAAAAGAGAAAGGCCTCAGGGAGATGTACATGAAGACAAGAAACGTGGGCTTCGGTGAGGAAGTGAGAAGAAGGATCATGATCGGAACCTTCACCCTCAGCGCTGCCTACTACGAAGCCTATTTCAACAAGGCCATGAAAGTGAGGAGAAAGATCTCCGATGAGCTCAACGAGGTGCTCTCGCAGTACGACGCGATCCTCACTCCCACCTCCCCGGTGACGGCCTTCAAGATCGGAGAGATAAAAGATCCTCTCACCTACTACCTCATGGACATCTTCACGATACCCGCAAACCTCGCGGGACTTCCCGCGATCAGTGTGCCGTTCGGGTTCTCAAACAATCTCCCCGTTGGTGTTCAGGTGATAGGCAGAAGGTTCGCGGACGGGAAAGTCTTCAGAATAGCGAGGGCCATAGAGAAGAACTCCCCATACAACGAAAACGGCATGTTCCCGCTCCCGGAGGTGAAAGCATGA
- a CDS encoding type II secretion system protein, with amino-acid sequence MRKRAGFTLIELLIVMAIIAALMAVLIPTATGAMRKARATRIAVQLRNLEQGIEQYLMATLPATEDVDGKTLTNWRSELQGKGFVDDTILTDPNLETLTTSATNSNTQIEIKIVYNTRSDNLPDLVVGALKETYGNGVSKADTTKVQIIKTIDAFWW; translated from the coding sequence ATGAGAAAGAGAGCGGGTTTCACGTTGATTGAACTTCTGATCGTTATGGCAATCATCGCAGCCCTGATGGCAGTGTTGATCCCAACGGCAACGGGTGCGATGAGGAAAGCGAGGGCTACAAGGATAGCGGTTCAATTGAGAAACCTGGAGCAGGGAATCGAACAGTATCTGATGGCAACGTTGCCGGCAACGGAGGATGTTGATGGTAAGACTCTCACGAATTGGCGATCAGAACTGCAAGGTAAAGGTTTTGTTGATGACACCATTCTAACTGATCCTAATCTGGAGACGTTAACAACAAGTGCCACCAATAGTAACACACAAATTGAGATTAAGATCGTTTATAATACGAGAAGCGATAATTTGCCTGACCTCGTAGTGGGGGCTCTAAAAGAAACATACGGTAATGGTGTGTCGAAAGCAGATACTACTAAGGTACAAATTATAAAAACCATCGACGCCTTCTGGTGGTAA
- the aar gene encoding bifunctional L-alanine/L-glutamate racemase, with protein MNTDDILFSYGEEDIPLKALSFPIFETTNFYFDSFDEMSKALRNGDYEFVYKRGSNPTTRLVEKKLAALEECEDARLVASGMSAISLSILHFLSSGDHVVCVDEAYSWAKKFFNYLSKKFDIEVSYVPPDAERIVEAITKKTKLIYLESPTSMRMKVIDIRKVTEAAGELKIKTVIDNTWASPIFQKPKLLGVDVVVHSATKYISGHGDVMAGVIAGDVEDMKNIFVDEYKNIGPVLSPIEAWLILRGLRTLELRMKKHYENALVVSDFLMDHPKVLEVNYPMNPRSPQYELASSQMSGGSGLMSFRLKTDSAEKVKEFVESLRVFRMAVSWGSHENLVVPRVAYGDCPKKDVNLIRIHVGLGDPEKLVEDLDQALKKI; from the coding sequence ATGAACACAGACGACATTCTGTTTTCTTACGGAGAAGAAGACATTCCTTTGAAGGCGCTGTCGTTTCCCATCTTCGAAACGACGAATTTCTACTTCGACAGTTTCGACGAGATGTCGAAAGCCCTCAGAAACGGAGACTACGAATTCGTTTACAAAAGAGGAAGTAATCCCACAACGAGACTGGTGGAGAAGAAACTCGCAGCGCTTGAAGAGTGTGAAGATGCCCGCCTCGTTGCCTCTGGAATGAGCGCCATTTCGCTTTCCATCCTTCATTTCCTCAGCTCGGGAGACCACGTCGTGTGTGTGGACGAGGCTTACTCCTGGGCGAAAAAGTTCTTCAACTACCTTTCAAAGAAGTTCGATATAGAAGTCAGCTACGTTCCTCCCGACGCGGAAAGAATAGTCGAAGCCATCACGAAGAAGACGAAGCTCATCTACCTCGAAAGTCCCACGAGTATGAGAATGAAAGTGATCGATATAAGAAAGGTCACAGAAGCGGCAGGAGAACTCAAGATAAAAACCGTCATAGACAACACCTGGGCGTCGCCGATCTTTCAAAAACCAAAGCTTCTGGGAGTGGATGTGGTGGTCCACTCTGCGACGAAGTACATCTCAGGACACGGAGACGTGATGGCAGGAGTGATCGCAGGAGACGTCGAAGATATGAAGAACATCTTCGTGGATGAATACAAAAACATCGGACCGGTTCTCTCGCCCATAGAAGCCTGGCTCATCTTGAGAGGTCTTAGAACGCTGGAACTCCGTATGAAAAAGCACTACGAAAACGCTCTTGTGGTGTCTGACTTCCTCATGGATCACCCGAAGGTCCTCGAGGTGAACTACCCGATGAATCCAAGATCACCGCAGTACGAACTCGCTTCCTCTCAGATGAGCGGTGGCTCAGGACTGATGAGCTTCAGGCTGAAAACGGACAGCGCAGAGAAAGTCAAAGAGTTCGTCGAAAGTCTGAGGGTTTTCAGGATGGCTGTGAGCTGGGGAAGTCACGAGAACCTTGTTGTTCCAAGGGTGGCTTATGGAGACTGCCCGAAAAAAGACGTGAACCTGATAAGAATCCATGTGGGTCTCGGAGATCCAGAAAAGCTCGTGGAAGATCTGGATCAGGCACTCAAAAAGATTTAA